A genome region from Deinococcus yavapaiensis KR-236 includes the following:
- a CDS encoding tyrosine-type recombinase/integrase, with amino-acid sequence MIVYIPSADANDRLPEHLRRALARGDIESALHLLDDHTPGKSGGATRRNYLSSWRRYLRWAQSEQRSVLNATPNDAVTYLNALLHAHAHAPATIHNHVARLRALYERLHALGAHLGPNPFDGLRLPTNRPEEHRDVYTDDELDQLLAHATVAGRALLLLGAHAGLTGPQVVRLRWPHVDLTRRLLHADDLTLPIDDDLARELQAYAVERNHGDLLPSDAPLFDIKSDHELRAAVYAACTRALVPYKAWRALRNHAGLRLLRASGDPALVAARLGVRTFKAVEPLVKLLARASDHTISVDDRSS; translated from the coding sequence ATGATTGTATATATTCCAAGTGCGGACGCCAACGACCGCCTCCCCGAACACCTCCGCCGCGCCCTCGCCCGCGGCGACATCGAAAGCGCCCTGCACCTCCTCGACGACCACACGCCCGGCAAGTCGGGCGGCGCCACGCGGCGCAATTACCTCAGCAGTTGGCGACGCTACCTTCGCTGGGCGCAGAGCGAGCAGCGAAGCGTGCTCAACGCCACCCCAAACGACGCCGTCACCTACCTCAACGCCCTGCTGCACGCGCACGCGCACGCACCCGCCACCATCCACAACCACGTCGCGCGCCTCCGCGCCTTGTACGAGCGCTTGCACGCCCTCGGCGCGCATCTCGGCCCGAATCCCTTCGACGGCCTGCGCCTCCCCACCAACCGCCCCGAAGAGCACCGCGACGTCTACACCGACGACGAACTCGATCAACTGCTCGCGCACGCCACGGTCGCGGGGCGCGCGCTGCTCCTCCTCGGTGCGCACGCCGGACTCACCGGACCGCAAGTCGTCCGGCTTCGCTGGCCGCACGTCGACTTGACACGACGCCTGTTGCACGCCGACGACCTCACGCTGCCCATCGACGACGACCTTGCTCGCGAATTGCAAGCGTACGCCGTCGAGCGCAACCACGGCGACTTGCTGCCCAGCGACGCACCCCTCTTCGACATCAAAAGCGATCACGAGTTGCGCGCGGCCGTGTACGCCGCGTGCACGCGCGCCCTCGTGCCGTACAAAGCGTGGCGTGCCCTGCGCAACCACGCCGGGCTGCGGTTGCTGCGCGCCTCGGGCGACCCGGCCCTCGTTGCCGCGCGGCTCGGCGTGCGCACCTTTAAAGCGGTCGAACCGCTCGTCAAGCTTCTCGCGCGCGCGAGCGACCACACCATCAGCGTCGACGACCGCTCCTCGTAA
- a CDS encoding DUF2182 domain-containing protein: MSVAMMLPFALVNARHVVTSSLWPRRLNALGVFTAGFLVVWTAVQFHMSWMAVGLSKLVDPAWLKAAAVVGAVAWMGASKQRQRRQHCLQTVPLAPRGWRAHASCLSYGLRTARACVLVCGPLMAVATVFHHAAWTMLAVFGLQCLERFSSRSTLRTVIVVLGVLLLVDRVDFMLLSGHTTH, from the coding sequence ATGTCGGTCGCCATGATGCTGCCGTTCGCGTTGGTCAACGCGCGGCATGTCGTGACTTCCAGCTTGTGGCCTCGCCGTTTGAATGCTTTGGGGGTGTTCACCGCCGGGTTTCTCGTCGTTTGGACGGCCGTGCAATTCCACATGTCTTGGATGGCCGTGGGACTTTCGAAGCTGGTCGACCCGGCGTGGTTGAAGGCGGCGGCGGTCGTGGGCGCGGTCGCTTGGATGGGCGCGTCGAAGCAACGCCAGCGGCGTCAGCATTGTTTGCAAACCGTACCCCTGGCGCCGCGCGGTTGGCGCGCGCATGCCTCGTGCCTCTCCTACGGCCTTCGCACGGCGCGCGCGTGCGTGCTGGTATGTGGGCCGTTGATGGCGGTTGCGACCGTGTTTCATCACGCGGCCTGGACGATGCTCGCGGTGTTCGGACTTCAATGCTTGGAGCGGTTCTCTTCACGCTCGACCTTGCGAACCGTGATCGTCGTGCTTGGAGTGCTCTTGCTCGTGGATCGTGTCGACTTCATGCTTTTGAGTGGTCACACGACGCACTGA
- a CDS encoding tyrosinase family protein, whose amino-acid sequence MFERRDVWVLSANDPWDPILTWYARAVQELRTRLISDPTSWGYLAAMHGTDQATGTWPKDAPWNACQHNSWYFLPWHRMYLHYFETVVRQTIIQLGGPADWALPYWDYSDTTRLSVLTLPTAFREPSLPSGDVNPLFVSERAKGINAGGTMPKPVVSVTAAMNEVDFSNQNNQGLVGFGGPITGWNHDAPGGMGALELRPHGTVHMAVGGTTGWMSHFNTAALDPIFWLHHANIDRLWEAWLRQGVGRANPTKPAWLNMQFTFGSGPSLLTMSVADVRDASAAPLSYQYTDLNVAALAPLTAGALPHASNFDGPHNMLMELVGASEQGVPLTNTASSVVVPLNAPASPGLLQQAPQTVQLKIENVRGSELAAANYLVHVNMPAGAPDEEQQAYEAGVVTMFGVRETSRVDDQHSGSGLTVVLDITDLARRLQQADNWNAQRLHVTFTPLQPDERGGNVTVGRVSVLFGGRV is encoded by the coding sequence ATGTTCGAACGCCGCGACGTTTGGGTTTTAAGTGCCAACGATCCTTGGGATCCGATCTTGACTTGGTACGCTCGAGCTGTCCAAGAATTGCGAACGCGTCTCATCTCCGATCCAACCTCGTGGGGCTACCTGGCCGCGATGCACGGCACCGACCAAGCAACGGGAACGTGGCCGAAAGACGCGCCGTGGAACGCCTGCCAACACAACAGCTGGTACTTCCTGCCTTGGCATCGGATGTACCTGCATTACTTCGAGACGGTCGTCCGTCAAACGATCATTCAGCTGGGCGGTCCGGCGGACTGGGCGCTGCCGTATTGGGATTACAGCGACACGACGCGTCTCAGCGTCCTCACCTTACCAACCGCGTTTCGAGAACCTTCGCTTCCCTCCGGAGACGTCAATCCGCTGTTCGTCAGTGAGCGTGCGAAGGGAATCAACGCGGGCGGGACCATGCCGAAGCCGGTGGTCTCCGTGACCGCCGCCATGAACGAAGTGGACTTCTCGAACCAAAACAACCAGGGACTGGTCGGCTTTGGCGGACCCATCACCGGGTGGAATCACGATGCACCCGGCGGGATGGGCGCGTTGGAGCTTCGACCGCACGGCACGGTGCACATGGCGGTGGGCGGCACGACCGGTTGGATGAGCCATTTCAACACGGCCGCGCTCGACCCGATCTTCTGGCTGCATCACGCCAACATCGATCGATTGTGGGAAGCGTGGTTGCGGCAAGGCGTGGGTCGCGCGAATCCGACGAAACCCGCGTGGTTGAACATGCAATTCACCTTCGGAAGTGGACCGTCGCTGTTGACAATGAGCGTCGCGGACGTTCGCGACGCTTCCGCTGCGCCTCTTTCGTATCAGTACACCGATCTGAATGTCGCGGCGCTCGCGCCGTTGACGGCTGGAGCTCTTCCTCACGCGTCCAACTTCGACGGTCCGCACAATATGCTCATGGAACTTGTCGGCGCGAGCGAGCAAGGCGTGCCACTGACGAATACTGCCAGTTCGGTCGTCGTGCCTTTGAACGCTCCTGCCAGCCCGGGTTTGTTGCAGCAAGCACCGCAGACGGTGCAGTTGAAGATCGAAAACGTCCGCGGAAGCGAATTGGCGGCCGCGAACTACCTCGTGCACGTGAACATGCCTGCGGGCGCGCCCGATGAGGAGCAGCAAGCGTACGAAGCGGGGGTGGTGACGATGTTCGGCGTTCGAGAAACGTCCAGGGTCGACGATCAGCACAGCGGAAGCGGATTGACGGTCGTTTTGGACATCACGGACCTCGCGCGTCGTTTGCAGCAAGCTGACAATTGGAACGCGCAGCGTCTGCACGTGACGTTCACGCCGTTACAGCCCGATGAACGCGGCGGGAATGTCACGGTTGGACGTGTCAGCGTGTTGTTTGGCGGCCGCGTATGA
- a CDS encoding transposase encodes MRLQALLVVFGLSAAAGQTAPPPFEVVPSSNYEGTAVGTYDAALTVFNDTPSALQVSARVTGTNEPTQLSFVNGTCPSTKPYNPTFLSSANNVYTRSINRASEICLIIGPLSKKASVTLWTSTPAYVERVPLPPTLASVSPPDNTYKTTRYWVPFIVQETCSSSATTSVVTNANGQSFNICTDRITPTSPGGGLIGAPSVLADTYTGTLANVLNVDGEKVKLNVTVKHFWLFPLLVIYLGLMLASFIEFLRTTKPEADRLEEKASKLRLLEENSLYKLMFNFKEFKSHVKRRLSWLAFGPVPTLDELEAQRVAASQWAAFHDAHQRLHMIDYQTTFIGYQPMFDPAAAPYHPITNPSAIPGVVALLNDLRDEGTTIGAKKPFPATDLADNPIIVHKVEIKPDEFARALSLMRDALTIADLIKELDLQRSNVEVLTAPAARDALVSLERRLYKPPISPNINLSAEDMAAYTRSLIARFDRFIVAYDRAKVDKLLAIAPIGAQTFVPYGIKTAGTTAATGGVTSGRAARVLGDHSGEFGREQRGLALRRSFRGAILFWSALVLALVAGMQALYMNDAPWGTFWDYVVAFTWGSLVYTGLSQLTNALIGLRNVPSARI; translated from the coding sequence ATGCGACTACAGGCGTTACTCGTCGTCTTTGGCCTCTCGGCCGCTGCAGGCCAAACGGCGCCCCCTCCCTTCGAAGTGGTGCCGTCATCAAACTATGAAGGGACGGCAGTTGGAACGTATGACGCGGCGCTTACGGTGTTCAACGACACGCCGTCCGCACTGCAAGTGTCAGCACGGGTGACAGGTACGAACGAACCAACGCAGCTTTCGTTCGTGAACGGCACGTGCCCTTCCACGAAGCCCTACAATCCGACCTTTTTGTCCAGTGCGAACAACGTCTACACCCGCTCCATCAATCGAGCGTCCGAAATTTGTCTCATCATCGGACCCTTGAGTAAAAAGGCGTCTGTGACGCTATGGACCAGTACCCCCGCGTACGTCGAGCGTGTCCCCCTGCCGCCCACGCTCGCGTCGGTCAGTCCTCCCGACAACACCTACAAGACAACGCGGTACTGGGTGCCATTCATCGTTCAGGAAACATGTTCGTCGAGCGCGACGACTAGCGTGGTCACGAACGCGAATGGCCAATCCTTCAACATTTGCACCGATCGCATCACACCCACCTCGCCCGGCGGCGGTCTGATCGGAGCGCCAAGTGTTTTGGCGGACACGTACACGGGTACGCTCGCCAACGTCCTCAACGTTGACGGCGAGAAGGTCAAGTTGAACGTCACCGTCAAGCACTTCTGGCTGTTTCCACTGCTCGTGATCTACTTGGGCTTGATGCTCGCGTCGTTCATAGAGTTTTTGAGAACGACGAAACCCGAGGCGGACAGACTCGAGGAGAAGGCCTCGAAGTTGCGGCTGCTTGAGGAGAACTCCTTGTACAAATTGATGTTCAACTTCAAGGAATTCAAGTCCCATGTCAAACGACGCCTTTCCTGGCTTGCCTTCGGCCCGGTTCCCACCCTCGACGAGCTCGAAGCGCAACGGGTGGCGGCGTCACAGTGGGCCGCGTTTCATGACGCCCATCAACGGCTGCACATGATCGACTACCAAACCACCTTCATCGGCTACCAACCGATGTTCGACCCGGCTGCCGCGCCATACCATCCCATCACCAATCCTTCCGCCATCCCCGGTGTGGTCGCTTTGCTGAACGACTTGCGTGACGAGGGCACGACGATCGGTGCAAAAAAACCGTTCCCGGCGACGGACCTTGCGGACAATCCGATCATCGTTCATAAAGTGGAAATCAAGCCTGACGAATTTGCGCGGGCGTTGAGCTTGATGCGGGACGCATTGACCATCGCCGACCTCATCAAGGAGCTTGACTTGCAACGTTCGAATGTTGAGGTGTTGACCGCGCCGGCCGCGCGAGATGCCTTGGTGAGCTTGGAGCGCCGTCTGTACAAGCCGCCAATCTCGCCGAATATCAACCTCTCGGCCGAGGATATGGCTGCGTATACACGATCGTTGATTGCCCGCTTCGACCGGTTTATCGTGGCGTACGATCGAGCGAAGGTCGACAAGTTGTTGGCAATCGCGCCGATTGGAGCTCAAACTTTCGTTCCGTACGGCATAAAGACCGCCGGTACGACGGCAGCCACGGGCGGTGTGACGTCTGGACGCGCCGCTCGGGTACTGGGCGATCATTCAGGCGAATTCGGGCGTGAGCAACGCGGCTTGGCACTTCGCCGCTCGTTCAGAGGCGCGATCTTGTTCTGGTCGGCGCTGGTGCTGGCGCTCGTGGCGGGGATGCAGGCGTTGTACATGAACGACGCGCCGTGGGGTACGTTCTGGGACTACGTCGTCGCGTTCACATGGGGAAGCCTCGTGTACACTGGGCTCTCGCAACTTACAAACGCTTTAATAGGATTGAGGAACGTTCCTTCCGCACGGATTTGA